A section of the Candidatus Desulfarcum epimagneticum genome encodes:
- the atpD gene encoding membrane-bound ATP synthase, F1 sector, beta-subunit (Evidence 2a : Function from experimental evidences in other organisms; Product type e : enzyme), protein MGDNIGKITQVMGPVVDVEFEQGSLPTIYTALFITNPAISDEDDNLVVEVAQHLGDNVVRTIAMDVTDGLTRGQEVKDTGKPIMMPVGEAGLGRVLNVVGRPVDGLGPVSQEKLLPIHREAPAFTEQDTTVRVLETGIKVIDLLVPFPRGGKMGLFGGAGVGKTVIMMEMVHNIAMQHGGISVFAGVGERTREGNDLYHEMKEANVLPKAALIYGQMTEPPGARARVALSALTAAEYFRDEEGQDVLIFIDNIFRFTQAGSEVSALLGRMPSAVGYQPTLAVDLGELQERITSTDKGSITAVQCVYVPADDLTDPAPATTFAHLDGTVVLSRKLVELGIYPSVDPLDSSSRILDAAYIGEEHYRVARKVQQILQKYTELQDIIAILGIDELADEDKLVVSRARRIQRFLSQPFHVAEVFTNTPGSYVKIEDTVQGFKAIVEGEHDDVPEQAFYMVGNIEEVLEKAKKMSAE, encoded by the coding sequence ATGGGAGATAACATTGGGAAAATCACTCAGGTTATGGGGCCTGTCGTCGATGTGGAGTTTGAACAGGGCAGTTTGCCCACCATATATACCGCTTTGTTTATCACCAACCCCGCCATCAGCGACGAGGATGACAACCTGGTGGTTGAAGTGGCCCAGCATCTTGGGGACAACGTGGTCAGGACCATCGCCATGGACGTCACCGACGGTTTGACCCGGGGACAGGAAGTCAAAGACACCGGCAAACCGATTATGATGCCGGTGGGCGAGGCGGGACTGGGCCGCGTTCTGAACGTGGTCGGGCGACCGGTTGACGGCCTGGGACCCGTCAGCCAGGAAAAACTGCTTCCGATTCACCGCGAGGCGCCGGCGTTTACCGAGCAGGACACCACGGTTCGGGTCCTTGAGACCGGAATCAAAGTCATCGATCTGCTGGTGCCGTTTCCCCGGGGCGGAAAAATGGGTCTGTTCGGCGGGGCAGGCGTGGGAAAAACCGTTATCATGATGGAGATGGTTCATAACATCGCCATGCAGCATGGCGGCATTTCCGTGTTCGCCGGAGTGGGCGAGCGCACCCGTGAAGGAAACGATCTGTACCACGAAATGAAAGAGGCCAACGTGCTTCCCAAGGCCGCCCTGATTTACGGGCAGATGACCGAGCCCCCGGGCGCCCGGGCGAGGGTGGCGCTTTCCGCCCTGACGGCCGCTGAATACTTCAGGGATGAAGAGGGCCAGGACGTGTTGATTTTTATCGACAACATTTTCCGTTTCACCCAGGCCGGCTCCGAGGTGTCCGCGCTCTTGGGACGGATGCCGTCGGCGGTTGGATATCAACCCACACTGGCGGTTGACCTGGGCGAGCTTCAGGAGAGGATCACCTCCACCGACAAGGGCTCCATCACGGCTGTTCAGTGCGTGTATGTCCCGGCGGACGACCTCACCGACCCCGCCCCGGCCACCACCTTCGCCCATTTGGACGGAACGGTGGTTCTGTCCAGAAAGCTGGTGGAGCTGGGAATTTATCCTTCGGTGGATCCCCTGGACTCATCCTCCCGGATTCTGGACGCCGCGTACATCGGCGAAGAGCACTATAGAGTGGCCCGGAAGGTTCAGCAGATTTTGCAGAAATACACGGAATTGCAGGACATCATCGCTATTCTCGGAATCGACGAGCTTGCCGACGAGGACAAGCTCGTCGTGAGCAGGGCCAGAAGGATTCAGCGGTTTCTTTCACAGCCTTTCCATGTGGCCGAGGTTTTCACCAACACCCCCGGCTCCTATGTGAAAATCGAAGACACGGTTCAGGGTTTCAAGGCCATCGTCGAAGGAGAGCATGATGATGTTCCGGAGCAGGCCTTTTATATGGTGGGCAACATTGAGGAAGTCCTTGAGAAAGCCAAGAAAATGTCGGCTGAATAA
- the atpC gene encoding ATP synthase epsilon chain, with translation MDGHIRLEVVTPDKAVVDEDAKIAMAPGELGEFGVLIGHTPFLTALKVGAIRYVDSSGAEKQVFVNGGFAEALPKKLTVLAESAERRSDIDPDRARASMERAQNRLADKSRADEIDYIRAKAALDRAVQRIRMLDVA, from the coding sequence ATGGATGGACATATAAGATTAGAAGTGGTCACTCCCGACAAAGCGGTTGTGGATGAAGACGCCAAAATCGCTATGGCCCCCGGTGAACTCGGCGAGTTCGGTGTTTTGATCGGTCACACCCCGTTTCTCACCGCCTTGAAAGTGGGGGCCATCCGCTATGTGGATTCGAGCGGCGCGGAAAAACAGGTCTTTGTCAACGGCGGGTTTGCCGAAGCCCTTCCCAAAAAGCTGACGGTCCTGGCGGAGTCCGCCGAGAGGCGAAGCGACATTGATCCTGACCGCGCGAGAGCCTCCATGGAAAGAGCCCAGAATCGTTTGGCGGATAAATCCCGCGCCGATGAGATTGATTATATTCGGGCAAAGGCCGCTTTGGACAGGGCCGTTCAGCGGATCAGGATGCTGGACGTGGCATAG